In one Bradyrhizobium sp. 4 genomic region, the following are encoded:
- a CDS encoding sigma-70 family RNA polymerase sigma factor, with product MSVTQAASDEILIARIAQGDRLAMQVLYGRHHVRVYRFGLRLVRDEQAAEDLISEVFLDVWRQAGKFEGRSAVSTWLLAITRFKALSALRRRKDFELDDDAANAIEDTSDNPETAVQKKDTSEALRECLTGLSPDHREIVDLVYYHEKSVEEVAEIVGIPENTVKTRLFYARKKLAELLKAAGIERGWP from the coding sequence TTGAGCGTGACACAAGCGGCTTCGGACGAGATCCTGATCGCCAGGATCGCTCAAGGTGACCGGCTCGCCATGCAGGTGCTGTACGGGCGGCACCATGTCAGGGTGTATCGGTTCGGCCTCCGGCTCGTGCGGGACGAGCAGGCGGCGGAAGACCTCATCAGCGAGGTGTTTCTCGACGTCTGGCGTCAAGCCGGCAAATTCGAGGGCCGATCCGCCGTTTCCACCTGGCTGCTGGCCATTACCCGATTCAAGGCCCTGTCTGCGCTTCGGCGCAGGAAGGATTTTGAGTTGGACGACGACGCCGCGAACGCGATCGAGGATACGTCCGACAATCCGGAAACGGCGGTGCAGAAGAAGGATACCAGTGAAGCGTTGCGGGAGTGTCTGACGGGCCTCTCGCCGGACCATCGGGAGATCGTCGATCTCGTCTACTACCACGAGAAATCCGTGGAAGAAGTGGCCGAAATCGTTGGCATCCCGGAGAACACTGTGAAGACGCGCTTGTTCTATGCGCGCAAGAA